CTGAGAGGGCTCCCGGGTACCGGCCGCTCCGGCTCCAGCCACTCCCGGTAGGCCGGTGCCTGCCGGGCCACCTCCCCGTACGCCTCCTCCAGCGCGGGGTAGACGCCGTCGAGGTCGGTCTCCGTGCGGGCCGCGGCGAGCAGCCGTACGCCCAGCGGGTCGCCCTTGATGCGGCGTACCGCCATGTCGGGCCGGGGGGTGCGGGTCGGCTGGCAGACGGTGACCACCTCGCCGGTCGCGACCAGGGCGTCGGCCGTGTGGTAGTCGCCGTGCAGGACGTGCGGGCTGACCCGGGCGGCGCGGAACATGCGCTGGACGGCGTCCCATTCGCCGTCGACCGTGGGGTCGATCATCCAGCGGTCGCCGGCCAGGTCGGCAACGTCGATCTCCTGCTTCACGGCCGCCGGATGGTCGACCGGCAGGGACACGCACTGCGGTTCGCGCTCCACCAGGACGCGGACCCGAAGCTCCGAGGGGATGCGCAGTGGGCAGCCCTCCACCTCGTGCACGAAGGCGACGTCGAGCTGGCCGTCGGCGACCATGCGGAGCAGGGCGTTGGGCGAGACGTTCATATGGAGGCTGGGGTTCTGGCCGCGGGCGCGCAGCCGGCGCAGCCAGCCCGCCAGGGCCTTGCTCGCGGTCGAGCCGATGCGGAGCTCGGCGCCGCCGGACGCCGCCGCCCTGGCCTCGGTGACCAGCAGGTGCAGATCGGCCATCAGCGGTCGGGCGCGGCTGAGGACCAGGCGGCCGAGCGGGGTGGGGCGGCAGCCGGTGTGGGAGCGCAGGAAGAGCGGTCCGCCCAGCTCCTGCTCGATCCGGCGCAGCTGTGTGCTCAACGA
The Streptomyces tuirus genome window above contains:
- a CDS encoding LysR family transcriptional regulator, with the protein product MELEVRHLRALCAIADTGSLHRAARQLGVAQPSLSTQLRRIEQELGGPLFLRSHTGCRPTPLGRLVLSRARPLMADLHLLVTEARAAASGGAELRIGSTASKALAGWLRRLRARGQNPSLHMNVSPNALLRMVADGQLDVAFVHEVEGCPLRIPSELRVRVLVEREPQCVSLPVDHPAAVKQEIDVADLAGDRWMIDPTVDGEWDAVQRMFRAARVSPHVLHGDYHTADALVATGEVVTVCQPTRTPRPDMAVRRIKGDPLGVRLLAAARTETDLDGVYPALEEAYGEVARQAPAYREWLEPERPVPGSPLRPPSPALP